The following coding sequences lie in one Buteo buteo unplaced genomic scaffold, bButBut1.hap1.1 HAP1_SCAFFOLD_50, whole genome shotgun sequence genomic window:
- the LOC142027658 gene encoding T-cell activation Rho GTPase-activating protein-like: protein MTASNLAICLGPNLLSPPNEDVLPLEAMLAVTEKVNVLVAFLIENCGDIFVEEMAGRSCPSAGESAAPMDRATDLHLEEQSGPAGEADAEDQSKAFLDTPPSLLVLPKEAGVDMAVESETGEVPVPLPPITPESTAEFLVCPEELKSVSEEER from the exons atgaccgccagcaacctggccatctgccttgggccaaatcTGCTGAGCCCACCTAACGAGGACGTGCTCCCCCTCgaggccatgctggcggtgactgagaag gtgaacgtgctggTGGCGTTTCTCATTGAAAACTGCGGTGACATCTttgtggaggagatggctggccgctcctgtccatcagccgGGGAGTCGGCAGCCCCCATGgacagagccacag acctgcatttggaagagcaaagtggccctgcaggtgaagcagacgCAGAGGACcagtcaaaagccttcctggacacaccaccgtctctgcttgtcctccccaaagaagcagGTGTAGATATGGCAGTGGAATCGGAAACAGGAGAG gtgcctgtacctttgcctccaataaccccagagagcacagcagaattcctggtatgtccagaaga